DNA sequence from the Prunus dulcis unplaced genomic scaffold, ALMONDv2, whole genome shotgun sequence genome:
gcggctatttaactatccgacgtaaaatatacattccacgacttaaccgctgtcgttacaaagtactaccctgaacccttaagaaattgaagatgtaataaaccataaacgactcaattgttcaaagaacgtcgtctaaatatccttttacgtctgatttgtttaaaacgaaacaacaaaaaacgacggttttttactttattaggtcgttggaaaagtattacacgtcggttacgcaatttgtatgtttttttttttttttaaatttaagaaaacctcaacaaatttttacattatatattatagacaaaatttgtacattatacataaatatcaagtgttcaataattcccctgttcaataatttggcaaacaaactctgcccattcattccgagcttcatcaattgcttcttgggggtatggcGCTTCCTagtttcccttggcatactgcataaacaatgactattagggtttataaataaaaagaaattcaatcacagacgacgatatttttcataaccgacgtagtatatatattcaatgacggtaattttacatgaccgtcgttgatatacaaaaaacgacgtgaaatgtatgaaggtaatttcttcttaccttcttctcaaacgccaaggaaggatccatgatgatgtccctcatgaagcacatcacataatacccgcattcgacactgctgggttgctttggtgtgcctgacagagttttccaaattactgcTTTACGGCCTGCTCTggctatgtgagaattatatattttttttaacagacaaaactgaaagtgaaaatatttcaggaaaaattaagaacacaaacgacggttattaataaaatacgacgtatgatatgattttaaacgacgcaatgaaataatctcagacttaataaatgtttaaaaccattatttatataacgtcgtggtatttatgttcacacgacgccaatagtaatataccgtcgtctatataaggatccaaaacccttctttctttctctgtgaatgtttgattgcagatccaaaaacctaaaataccacgtcgtggtattaacattcacacgacgtaaaacaataagatatactgtcgtctatattagataccaaccctactttctttttctttatattttatctaattagggaaaaaaaaaaccattgttcagagaaatcaaacctgcaattaaacaagcaaataaaaaaaaagactataattttaaaaacaactttgtcaattttcagacgacgctagaacgactgacgaaccgtcgtggtctacatatttaaccacgaaaataagaagctaccgtcgtcttatttagttgaggtagttgtcttcaaagttggaaactttccctctttgtctgtatattttatcaaacttggaaagaagtaaaatgattttggccagaaaaaaggtaaaaagatttttcaaacaaaaaacgatgagcatgcaaaacagtaaccaaaatagtgaaaatgaaagcttaccttttgcgtgcaatgaaagcaagaggaagacgatcgatctttcagttcagagacgacgaagaagacgagaggaagacgatgagatactctgacactgctctgacaaggaaaaaagacgaaaagttttctctgggagattgaaatttttaatcgggtttggaaacagtgcatgtgtaagtcaggtagacgaaaagttgcttacatataaaaccatttcaaaaaaataatagggcggttacatataactacgacgtataaattaaaaaatacgacggtacatttaacttcggacgtggtaaataaatacgacagtagtgttgtaggtaccgtcgtagtaaactcaaaaattaaagtacataagtaataactcgcgtcatggtagattatttaacacgtcgcttttattaatttaccgacgtggatttatgtaatatacgtcggtcataccgacgttgattttacaatttaaacggcggttttttttgtaaggaccgccgttggttttaaaaatttattctataaatttgtcgctttcattcattttcggtttacatttagggttccaagttcttcctctcgcagagacactgtctctcacatctcaaagacaataatttggatgtctttctcaaagagaaattgagcttactcggatcaaatctatgtccacaagaagaagcttgtcaactagccttctcacttccttgatcaagcctgataggacacttagtgcttctaaatactccttgctttccgtcagatttgtgatagcctcttcctttatccgtagagcttcagaagaagaagatgggtttcaagaatgggataaagaatagaaatggcctctaaagcatgagcaatcgaatcagtagttgctgggagatatgatgaagacattgtcaatgctttgaacTATACAAGTCCTGCAGAAAGATAAAGGACCAAACtgttaaagaaactgaaacaacgacggttttctgttataccgtcgtcttttcTCGTCGTCTATATTAAGGTAAGATGGtggtagatttataattaccgacgtagattattttgttaaacgtcgttaagtgtaatacaaccgacgtggattttatttttaaattataaatagagtttttttttcccgaattctttcagttttagttttcaattacaaagcgtgataaatagattttttctttcccgaggaaatttaaaatgagggaaattaatgttctagaatttgtaaactaacacgacgcaatattacTAACCCgaggaaattataaatagattttgctggtaagatttcgtaacccttgggttctcagaaaaatttgattatgtcggcggttttctatataaaccgtcgtggttatttcaattcttgtcattaagtagatctaccgacgtaggataagaaaatcaaagaaaaaaattgttaacaaaaaattcttattaagacgacggtttaaattaaaggtacgacgtataaaatgaataaatacgacgttaaattttatagtacgatttaaagataacgtcgtagaactatacgagaatgacgttgatatatttatatttgccgtcgttgtacattaatttaatacggcgatattttgtattttaaagccgtggatttgtttgtaattatacggcgtcttatacgaaaacctcgtcgtgttattttatgagtaaaaacggtggcttttattgaaatcgtcgtctttactttctacgtcggtcgattcataacttctgccgttctttgttggctttgattttacactgcggaaatctgtttcaaatagacgccggttgtttaattaggtacgtcgttgtttttgaacagccatttgaatctccatttttagttgtctaaggtggtattacacgacggtgtttttagaaccgtcgtctttttaaaaaccacgacgattttcacttagaccgtcgttgttttctggtcgtctttttcactttttgtagtagtggaTGTATTGAAGCTCGGATTCATATACTTTGCTGTGTTTGTGCTGTTGGGCAGTGAAAAACATGTCCACATTGACATGCGATATTTGAAGTTGGCGGAAGACCTTGAAGACTTTGGGAAGTATCCATGGGGGGCTGTGTGTTATGCGAAGACAAATGCGTCACTGCTGAGGGCACTTTGTGCAGATTACCAGCGAGTGAAAGTGCCCACAAAaactgccaaaaaaaaaaaatctggaaagAAACCAACAACAACGGCAACCGGTAGACCAAGAGAGTACCACCTCAAAGGTTTTCCGTATGAACTTCAGGTGAGCAAATGTCCATtgatgttgaagttaaattgcATTTGTTTACAATGACTGACCTTTTATTCCTCAAACCAGATTTGGGCGTATGAGGTATTTCCAGCATTGGCTGCACTACATTTGGTGGTGCACGAAGATAATGCGTACATCCCTCGTTTACTACATTGGAGGAGCAATAGTTCGCCGCGTTTTTATGAGCTAATGAGCCAAGTATTCGAGAACCGTGAGGTTAGTTcagtttttaatgataatgttagggatatgaaaatataatataattactttACTGATATGTATATTGTATGTGTAAATTGCAGGTTGATGTGCAGCTTCTCCGGCCATCTGTAATGGACAAGCAGCAGCCGTATTGGACTTGGGGTGACAGTGCTGACAACACTGAAGAACTTGTTGACTTGTTGGGCGATGACGCTGAACAAAAAACCGGCACTTCTGCCTctgtagaagaaaaagataaggACATTGACGAAACTGCAAGCCTTCCGTCGTCTTCTAAGGCAAGCATTACATTTTTTCGAAGATATACGTCATAATACAATAGGAAAATAACTGCTGTATTGTTGCAATATTTTTTGGCCTGCATAGTAACACATGCATTATAACTTAATGCAGGGTACAGTCGCGTCCAGAGAGTTACGCACTTTGAAGCGTGACTTTGAAGAGGTTAAGCAAAAGGGGCTGACGATGTCGATGTATACACCATTCTCAGTGTGCAGCATTGCAGATGTGCCACAACAATGAGATGGGTAAGCTTTGTGAATTTAGTGCAGTTTATCCAAATTTTACATAACTGCAGTTCTAATTTCCCAACTTATTGGCCTCACAGTACGTCTTGCGGAATCTTGACCGTCAAATTCCTCGAGCATCTCAGTGCTGGGATTTCGGTAGATAAAGTTGACCCTTTGAAGATCAAATATTACCGACTGAAGCTTGCAATTGAGGGTTTAAGGGGGGAGGCATATTTATGAGGTAAATGTCTTCATGTCCGTGAATTCACCTCACTCTGGACTTATGACTTGGGAATTCACTTTGCTCATTACTTATGTCAGGAACTCCTTTATATGAAGATGCAGACGTAGATGCTTTGCTGGGGGTACTTTAGATGGTCATCCTGCCTTTTTGCTACAGCTAGTTGGTGTAGATATTATTGTCAGGTGTAATATTGTACAGTGTAGAAGCAGTGGCTAATTGCCTTACATGGCACACACACTGTTTCTATTTTGAAGGTTAACTATTTTGTACACCTCCATATATAAACATAGTTGCTCTTTGTGGATGCTTTAGTAGCCATTGTTCACATTTTGTCTCTGTGGTTTTGGGAATCTGTTACTAGACTTACTGAAGCATACAACTTTGTTAACATTTCTCCATTTAGTTTTGACTTAGTTcgttttaaataattttggcAGCAATTCTACTTTTCTGCTTAGCATTATGTTGTTATATGAATTTGGAACCTGATACTGTGTTTGCTGATCTTAGCTGGAGTAGGTGCCAATCACTCCTCTTTCATCTTCCATACTGGATTAGTTTCCTTGTGTATTTAGCTATATTCGATCTGAGTGATTGTTCTCTTTGTACAGGGTATACTAGCACCATCCGGCGGAAGAATGGTAAATTATCTGAATTGATCGGTGAACTTCAGGTACCATTTTCATGATTTGTACTCTGCTTTGCTAGTGGAACTCGCAGAACATTTGTATTTGGTGTTATTTTTGtatgagtttttaattttgtaatgcATTTGGTAAACTTGGTAAACTAGTGGAACTCGCAAAACATATGTTCATattatttcatccattggttCTGTGAGTTGTTGTCTTCTTTAAGCAAATCTAATATTTGCTCTTCACAAATGGTTAGGGTCTAAAATTCTCAGATCTTATGTATGTGACAAAGGGTAGTATGAATGCTGCTGTTTCAAAATTGCATAAACTTCTGGAGAGCGTGACAGAGGCTATTGCTGTAAGTTTCTTTTCGGCTGTCTATgccaacaaaaatacaaaaactgaTTTGGTACTATGAACTGATTTGGCACTATGATATTTGGCACTATGAACTATGAACTGATTTGGTGGCAGTTACAAATGAACATAGGTCTTAATTCTGGAATTGCCCTTCATAAATGGCGTCATCTGCACTTAACCCAGTTGTTTTTGCAGGTCGGTCTCAACCAAGTGTTGATTGCAATATTCCAAACAAGATGACCATACACTGTTATTTGATGTAGGTATACGTATGAGATGGCTTAGCTTTAATTGGTTTGGTTGTTCCAAGTTTTATGTACACAATCTCACAGTAACTGCCGAgttgtttttcatttcatgtatTTCTCCGTGGTAGTTTTTCCCCAATATTCTGATTATGGAGATGAAGTAAACATTACTGTGGAGCTTATagcatgttttctttattttgtggcCATGACTTATGTTCTTGCTAaccctttttcttcaaaatctcTAGTTTCTGTCATCTGAAGTCTTTCCAGTCATTCAACTCAAAATTTCTCACCTAATACTTTGGAATGGCAGAACAAGTGTTAGGAGGCCATACATAAATAGCCACAAGTTgtcatacatgtatataaaaaGTGTGAAGTTGAAACCTACAGACGACAAGGGAAGAAGGAAGCTCTGTCCCATACAGGTGATTCGTGGAGTAAACATGTTTATGCCACCATACCAAATTGACTGCCCCCTCGAATTGCACAATGGCAATATGCTCTCCTCCTGCGACTCTAACGTAGGCAAAACACTGGTGTTGGAAGGACATGTAAAAGGGTTATTGTGCATTCCATTGTACAAGCTtgaatggattttcttttctgttgtatTTGGCCCTTCTCTTTTCAAGCATGCCAAAAATCTTCCTCGTTTTGTAATATGTGGTTTGTGCCCAATTAATTTACTGTGGATGTTGCATTTTTGGACCCAATATTTGATAGCAAAGTATCTTTTGAACGACAATTCATTGAGGGAGAGAATTACTTTCGTTTTGAATATGAATCCATGTGCAACTCCAACTATCATTTGAAAGGTCCAAATCAATTCATGGTAATATAAGGATGGATAACAATTGTTGTGTCCGTCATCTTTGTATTCAGGATTACTTTCAACGAAGTGGAGACTTATTACAGCACATGCCATTCACATACGATATATGAGCAATATGAGGTCAATATAGTTGCACTATGAAGGCAATATTAGAGCAATATAAGGGCAATACGATAGGAATTTTATCAGTACATCGAATATGTGGCAATATGCCCACAATATCAATACAATACAGAGGCAATATGATGGCAATATAAGCACAATATAAACGcaatattaagtcaatatacatacaatacatacacattacaGTATTAAGgcaatataaacaaaatagaaatacAAGATTAAGTCAATGtacatacaatacatacacattacaGACAACATTTCACACATGCAAAAGAAATCGCCACCGAACCTTAACAATACTATCTATCCCGCGAAGGGAAAATGAAGGCAACAAAAGATCCATGTACTCGGGTGAGATGAACTGAAGCTGCATTCACCGTTACTACAGGTCCATCAAAAGAtccatgtctttgtcctttcttcTCGCTGCATGCACGACGCTATGATGAGCCATTCCATCAGAACCCATATTCAGTACCTGCCAGACACCAGCTACATCAATTTCACTCCAATTGTGGTCTGGTGAGATGACCGACGCATAATCTCGGAACATTTCGAAGCCGTTGTTGAAACATTCAACCATTTCATGGTTATATTCTTCAGATTGTGTGAATGTTTCGAGggcatttttctttgtgtcttccaatttcaacttcaaggACTCTAACTCTTTGCTCCGACTTTTTGCTTTAAGAGTTTGCTTCACCTCTCCAGCGTATGCTTTGTTCAACTTGTTGGCCAAGTTTCCCATAACTTGGCCATGAATATCGCACTTACTCTCCCACCAATCTGTTGCCTTTGACATATATTGGAGGTGGTGCTTGACGGcagagattttgtcaagcgGATCATGACTCTCAGCCTCACTTCCAGATGAAGTGGGATCATGATTGGGAGTCCGAGGTGGAGATGGGAATGGCACATGCCACGGCTGGTCCCCCGGGTAACTCACATGCTCGTTAGGAGGGCGTACATCCGACATCTTGAAGTATTACTGGGGACAATTCACAGCTGTTGCctgcaacaaaacaaatagaggTACATTCAGTCTCCAGTTGTAAACGACTATATGGTTAGGTTGAGTGGAGAATATTTGCCTTTCAGTAAGACTAATTACCTTTCCCGTTAAGAAGGTGCCTCTGTTGCAGTTCTATATAGGAAGGTTCAGTTATATGTACGAACTTATATGAAGTAAATTGGGTATTGTGTTGGTGCATTCAATTGATGGGATTGCAAACTACACCATTAACTCCTTGGCTGTAATTTACAGCAGTACAACATTACAttaacaacaataaaattggcttccaaatgacaaaaaaccaaaccttAATGGGAAATAGGAAATTGTGGATTGGAACCCAAAATAGGACTATGTAAGTAAGCATTTATTGCGAATTTCAGAacacaaaattggaaaataggaaaatagcaaaacacgaaaattggaaatttggaaaagtgaAAAGTTAAAACTTGGATATGGGAAAtaaggaaacttggaaaattggaaattgaagaaaagaattattGGAAAAACGGAAATACGAAAAAATGGAAAGTCggaaagttggaaaattggaaatttggaaatttggaaaatttgaaaattggaaaaaggaaataaggaaaaattggaaacagGAAAGTAGGCAATAGGATCAAATGAtagttggaaaattggaaaattggaaaaaggaaaaaaggacacttggaaaataggaaatttggaaattggaaattggaaaagaaagcaacttggaaaatttgaaaatttgaaattggacaaaaggaaacttggaaaataggaaaataggaaataggaaataaaggaaactctgaaaacatgaaaatttgaaaatttgaaataggaaataagaaaaaaggacacttGGAAAATAGGCAAATACGCAAAtgggaaattgaaaattggaaaattgaaaatttggaatATTGAAATATTGGAGAACTggataattgaaaaataggaaataaggcaacttggaaaatagcaaaattggaaattgaacaaaaggacAGTtagcaaaatgaaaaatgtgaaataggaaaaaaaggaaacttagaaaatagtccaattggaaaaaaaaaaaaaattggataattggacaaaaacttaaattttgaaaaatggaaataggaaacagggacacatggaaaataagaaaactgaaacgaattgaaattgtggaaatgggaaataagacaattaccatattggacaattttaattactttctGAATTAGGCAAAGTAGGCAACTTTTTTTAAGTACATAATGGGGGGAAAATgggaacattgaaaaattggaaaactggaaatagaacaaaaggaaacttgggaAATTGCACAATACGAAAATAGGGAAtaggaaaaaataatgaaaaattcaaaaattggaaaattggaaaattggaaaattggaaaattggaaaattggaaaattggatgacacatggaaaataggaaaatatgaaaaatggcaAAATGGAAACGAATTGAGATTGGTGAAATGAGAAATAAGACAATAACCATTATTGGTCAATTTGAATGAGTTGGTGAATTTGGCAAATAGGCAACTCCCTTATTTCAATGACATAATGGGAAAATGACCAAGTTGGGAACGTCCAacatacaaatatattacaaaaaggcATAAAGTCAACCTGGGTAATAACTCCCGCCCAATACTATCCCGCCTAACACTCCCGCCAATCCCTCCCGCCAATTACTCCCCCTAATCCCTCCCGCTAATAACTCTCTGACTTACTCCAGGTCATTAAAACCTGCCTATATTAATCAACCCAgctgtttgaaatgaaaacttccATCACATTAACTGCTGCTTACAGCCATTACCTTCCCCACAGATTTAACTCACATCGCATTTAGTCCCCTGTTGTTCCAATTAAGTTGTACACCAGCCAACAATAAATATCAAAGACCATGGACCATAACCTCACACCAAACCCAACGATTTCAATTACTGAAGGAGGGGAGACCGAAACAGAAGCCAAGTCACCGAATTCACTCCCTGCAGACTTGGTCCATGGCATACAGCAATGTCAACGCAATACCATGTTTTGGAAAAATCTTCATGCAGACATAGTTTCAAAAATTGTGGAGGGCCAAGCTAGATGGGGTGTCATAAAAAAACCCCACAATTCGCTATCGTTATCATTCGCGCATGCATCTCCTACATATaaagagaatgaaagaaaaaattgaacttgccCCTGCCACTGCAATTATGGTATTCAAGGAATCAGAAGCAATGGCCAAGTTGAAGCAAGAAGAAGTGGAAAGGGGATTCGAACTATTTCGTAAGTTTGCAAAAATAGTGGATCCGGCAGGAAACTGGGCCAACATCACTGTGGCCGGGGTCATGAATTTCATGGGTCGCGGTCACCGCACTTGAAGAGTATGCAACTTCGAATTTGTCAACAGCAGGGAAATGGAACTATGAGGTGGCCTctttttgtattatgtaacgATGGGGTGGCCTgttgttgtattatgtaagtttggaaATAGGATTTTATGGAATGATGAAGCCTCATTTTGTAGGGAAATGGAACTATGAGGTGGCTTActtttgtattatgtaacgATGGGGTGGCCTgttgttgtattatgtaagtttggaaataggattttatggaatgatgaagcctcatttcccttttctatttctgcGTATACAGTTTATCGGTCTCCAGTTCTGTGGCGATATAGCAgcaataaatatacaatacACATGCGGATAGTGGCAATATTATGTCAATATCAGTACAATAGAGTGGTGATAGAGTTACAATATGATCCTATTACAGGACGTACTGCATCAGAATATGTNNNNNNNNNNNNNNNNNNNNNNNNNNNNNNNNNNNNNNNNNNNNNNNNNNNNNNNNNNNNNNNNNNNNNNNNNNNNNNNNNNNNNNNNNNNNNNNNNNNNNNNNNNNNNNNNNNNNNNNNNNNNNNNNNNNNNNNNNNNNNNNNNNNNNNNNNNNNNNNNNNNNNNNNNNNNNNACAAACATGacaccccaaaacctcatgcTCCTTCCTCTTTCAACCCCTAAATTATCCATTGATGCCCAATACTAGATCAATGCTTGGGGGGATACCTGCAAACCCCATAACAATAACATGAATTAGTAGGGAAGAGAGTGGTTCTGGGAAGACGCAGCTTTGTCTCCAACTTACGGTACGAGCTCAGCTCCCACCCTCACATGGCGGACTAGGGGGCTCCTCTATCTACATATTCACAGAATTCAGCTTCCCATTTCGTCGATTGCAACAACTAGGCAACCTTTATCATGCATCATACCCCAACTTAATAAGGTTGGAGCCATTGGAAGACATATATGTTCATGGTGTTCATGATGCTGAAGAACTCATCCATGTCCTTGGAGACATAGAAGCATTTATTGCCATTGATCACACCCGCCTACCTGTGAAACTCATTGTCATTGATTCCATTGCTGCATTGTTCCGATCACAGTATCAGACAACACCGGCATATTTGAAACGGCGGTCTGAAATGTTCTTCAACATATCTGGGACATTGAAGGGTTTAGCAAATAAGTATGGGTTGGCAGTGGTTGTCACCAACCAAGTGGTGGATTTTATTGGGCCACATCATGGAGTGAATGGGGTGAGGTTGGGAAACTTGGAGTCCCTGGACACATCAGGCAGACGGCTGAGTCCAGCTTTGGGACTGGCTTGGGCACATTGCATAAATTCAAGAGTGTTCTTGGCAAGACATGAGCAATCTATTGAGGTTGACATTCGCAATGCTCCTTCAACAAGTATATGTAGTCAAACACATAGGACATTTCACCTTGTATTTGCCCCACATCTGGCCTATGCATCGGCCGAATTTGTAATCAAAAAAGAAGGTATAGTCGGAGTATCACAGTAACTGTGTAATATAGGAATTCTAAGAACTTTAATGTTTTGGATCCATTTGGAATTACATTCCAGTCCCTTTAATTTCGCACTCAAATTATAATAGCAATCTGGAAGCAATACCAGTACAATAAAAGGTCAATATAATAGCAATCTGTCAGCAATACAGCATGCTGTAGCAATGCAACCCAAATCAGCATGCTGTAGCAATGCAACCCAAATaatgcaaatttaaaagaattcccattcaacataacacgaaacccaccacaaataaaagtaGAGTTTACATGACCTACCAAAGCAACACAAATCATATTGTCTAAGATACATTGCTTAATGGAATATTGTTTTTACAGGTGCTTTTATTGTGGCCTGCGGAACCGCACCTTGAGCACTTTCTTCTAATGGTGCCCTCTCCTTGCGAGGGAATTCTTAACTTCTTTCGTCTGCCTGGCATGACCCTTGCCATGGGAGGCAGCACAACTCGACTTCAAACATCTTCAGGAGTATCCCACATTCCGTGAGGTTGTACCGGGTAGATGCTATCCGAATAAGCATCCATCCAGGTTTTCCGAGTGTAATACCGAGAAGCCTTTGCATATACACTTACTTTCAAGAAGCGGCAAACTGCAACTACATGCTTGCAAGGTAGCTGCTCAAGCTGAAACTTTCTACAACTACAACTGTTGTTCGTCAAATCTACAAGGCCGTCCATATCACCGTCCAAAACATTATACTGTGCATTATTAACTTTAACCACATTCATCCTTGCAGCATCCTCCAACCTGTTCCTCA
Encoded proteins:
- the LOC117612576 gene encoding uncharacterized protein LOC117612576, with product MRYLKLAEDLEDFGKYPWGAVCYAKTNASLLRALCADYQRVKVPTKTAKKKKSGKKPTTTATGRPREYHLKGFPYELQIWAYEVFPALAALHLVVHEDNAYIPRLLHWRSNSSPRFYELMSQVFENREVDVQLLRPSVMDKQQPYWTWGDSADNTEELVDLLGDDAEQKTGTSASVEEKDKDIDETASLPSSSKGTVASRELRTLKRDFEEVKQKGLTMSMYTPFSVCSIADVPQQ
- the LOC117612577 gene encoding DNA repair protein XRCC3 homolog: MKEKIELAPATAIMVFKESEAMAKLKQEEVERGFELFQFSFPFRRLQQLGNLYHASYPNLIRLEPLEDIYVHGVHDAEELIHVLGDIEAFIAIDHTRLPVKLIVIDSIAALFRSQYQTTPAYLKRRSEMFFNISGTLKGLANKYGLAVVVTNQVVDFIGPHHGVNGVRLGNLESLDTSGRRLSPALGLAWAHCINSRVFLARHEQSIEVDIRNAPSTSAFIVACGTAP